The Actinomycetota bacterium nucleotide sequence GTTGGGCGGCACCGCCTGGCCGGCGCCGGCCTCGATGAGGAGCCCACCGGTCACGCCGGCAGCAGCCAGGCCGGCCGTGAACAACAGCACCGGCAGGGGGAGGGCGTTCTCCGGCGCCCTCCCCCTGCCCCCGCTCGCGACCTGGTCCACCCCTACTCCCAGGCGCCGTACCAGGCCGATCCGGACAGGGGCGAGCCGTACGACTCGTCCTGTTCCTGGCCTTGCCAGGTCGACCCGCGCCACTTGCTCCCCGGCCAGTCGTTGCCGTACCAGCTGACCCGGTTCCAGCGGTGGACCTCCCAGGTGGAGAGGTACCAGTCGGAGGGGAGCCAGGGGGCGCCGGTGTAGCCGGTGGGGTTCCAGAGGAGGAGCTGGGCGGTCAGGGTGGCGCCGAGGACCGGGCCGAGGACGGTGCCCAGCGGGTCGTTCGCCTTCACCTGGACCGACCCGCGGCTCGCGCCGAGGCTGCCCATGCCGTTGGAGCGGGCCAGGCCCTGGTTGGCCACGCCCGGCGGGGCCGAGTAGGCGGCGGCGTGGACGTCGACCACCCCGGCGCCGACGGCCAGCGGGTCGCTGGAGGCGGCGTCCCTGGCCGTGGCCGTCAGGGCGTGCTTGACCCGGTCGGGGGTGAAGCCGGGGTTGGCCTGGAGCATCAGCGCGACCGCGCCGGACACCACCCCGGTGGCCATGGAGGTGCCGCTGCCCCGCCGGTAGGCCCCGTCGACGTAGTACGGGTAACGGGTGTCGATGGTGCTGCCCGGGGCCCGCAGGGAGACGACGTGGGCGCCGGGGGCGGCGACGTCCGGCTTGGCCAGCCCGTGGGCGGTCGGCCCGCGGCTGGAGAAGTCGGGCAGCTGGTCGTCGCTGAGGCCGGCGGTGCCGCGGTCGTCGGTGGCCCCGACGGTGACCACCCACGGGTCGTCGGCCGGCTTGGTGATGGTCCCGGCGCCGGGGCCGTTGTTGCTGGCGGCCACGACCACGGTCATACCGGCCGCCCAGGCCCGCTCGACCGCGTAGTTGAGCGGGTCGGTGCGCCAGTCCTGGGTGGAGTCGGTGCCCAGGCTGAGGTTGAGCACGCGGATGTTGTAGCGGTCCCTGAAGGAGACCACCCACTGGATGGCGGCCAGGATGTTGCTGACGTCGGCGGAGCCGTCGGCCCCGGCGGCCTTGACCGACAGGATCTTGGCGTCGGGGGCGACGCCCTTCCACTTG carries:
- a CDS encoding S8 family peptidase is translated as MIVGSFGLRRGRALVVAALAVLVLATGLGTVPRDASAPPGAMESIRVIVQKRAAGDVSPELAVRRLGGQVTRALPIVAGFAATVPAAALDELARLAGVRAVTPDSRVRVQAAAPGGSSIRSVYPQTIRADDVWQRGVTGRGVTVAVLDTGVASVPDLAGRLVQVRNDLTGQTTPCKNLSGELDCNDRYGHGTFIAGLVAGSGAGSGGKWKGVAPDAKILSVKAAGADGSADVSNILAAIQWVVSFRDRYNIRVLNLSLGTDSTQDWRTDPLNYAVERAWAAGMTVVVAASNNGPGAGTITKPADDPWVVTVGATDDRGTAGLSDDQLPDFSSRGPTAHGLAKPDVAAPGAHVVSLRAPGSTIDTRYPYYVDGAYRRGSGTSMATGVVSGAVALMLQANPGFTPDRVKHALTATARDAASSDPLAVGAGVVDVHAAAYSAPPGVANQGLARSNGMGSLGASRGSVQVKANDPLGTVLGPVLGATLTAQLLLWNPTGYTGAPWLPSDWYLSTWEVHRWNRVSWYGNDWPGSKWRGSTWQGQEQDESYGSPLSGSAWYGAWE